The Nicotiana tabacum cultivar K326 chromosome 5, ASM71507v2, whole genome shotgun sequence sequence AAATTAAACAATGGAAGCATTTAGAACTAAGAATAATGTGACTTGACATTATATTCAGCGTACACTATTAGACCAACGGTCACATGAGCTCTTATAAGACTTTCTACAAACGTGAAAACATTTAAATCAAACTACAAATTCTACCTATACATATCCCCCGCGCCTTTCACTCTCTCCTCACACTCAACACTAAGCAAAAATACACTCTTCACTTCTCTTCACTAAGCTGCCTCTCTCTTTATTGGTGACTCTTCCCCATGACACCATGCTAGCTTTCTTGTAATTGTCACTCTTACTAATAGAAGTCGTGATCTTGACATTGGCCTTCCAGTACGGCACGGATAATCCAGAGTCTAGCACACTAAGTGGGCTTTTGGTTGGCAGAAAGTAATCACACAGACGTCAGTTGCGCTTTGCATCCTGACATGGACAACTACAAAAGAAATCCACTAAAACCATGGAAGAAGGGCCCAGCAAGAGGAAAAGGGGGCCCACAAAATGCATTATGCGAATACCGAGGCGTTCGACAAAGAACATGGGGAAAATGGGTAGCAGAAATCAGAGAGCCTAAGAAGAGAACTAGACTCTGGTTAGGATCTTTTGCAACAGCTGAAGAAGCTGCTATGGCTTATGATGAAGCAGCTCGGAGATTATATGGTCCTGATGCTTACCTTAATTTACCACACATGAGAGCTAATTTCAATCCATTAAACAAATCACAAAAGTTCAAATGGTTTTCCTCAACCAACTTTGTTTCATCATTCCCTAATTGTACTACTGGTTTGCTCAACTTAAGTGCTCAACCTAATGTTCATGTAATTCACCAAAGACTTCAAGAACTCAAGAAAATAGAGGCATCGTCTTCAAGTTCATCAATCAGTGATCCC is a genomic window containing:
- the LOC107766306 gene encoding dehydration-responsive element-binding protein 2F-like produces the protein MDNYKRNPLKPWKKGPARGKGGPQNALCEYRGVRQRTWGKWVAEIREPKKRTRLWLGSFATAEEAAMAYDEAARRLYGPDAYLNLPHMRANFNPLNKSQKFKWFSSTNFVSSFPNCTTGLLNLSAQPNVHVIHQRLQELKKIEASSSSSSISDPKNEIYNFSKQPHLTIPQVKEKEVEFSSQNKSVVQEKPQIDLNEFLQQLGILKRDDDKADKSHDHSISCFTESEVSLKDDSSVANFFADASYNWDTLGAITGIDDHDQAEETSSFIDAYNVNDELMFPSSIWNF